TTGCGAAGAAGATAAGCAGAATAATTCCGTTACTCAGCAGCATACTGAAACCTTCGAGTCCTTCCTTGGTTAAATTAACAAGGTAAACCACTAATAATCCGACAATTACAGAGATACCGCCAACGTATGCGATCACCACAGGTTGCAGCAGATTGATCTTCTGGTAAAGCGAAACGATGATCATAGCCGCCATTGTTGCTGCAAAAGTCGCGATCATACACGGTAAAAAAATGTCCGTTGGCGTCGCAGATCCCATCGAGGCACGGATTGCGATTATTGAAACCGGTATTAGCGTAAGTCCGCCAGCGTGCAGACACAGGAACATAATCTGCGAATTACTAGCCCGTTCTTTATCCGGATTTAGCGTTTGCAAACTCTCCATGGCTTTTAATCCGAACGGTGTTGCAGCATTATCGAGCCCTAATAAATTGGCAGAAAAGTTCAGCAGCATGTGGCCGAATGATGGGTGGTTTTTTGGAATTTCAGGAAAAAGCCTTGAGAAAAAAGGCTGTATCATCCGTGAAAGCAAATTTATTCCGCCGGCTTTTTCAGCAATGCTCATAAAGCCCATGAAAAGCGTCATTATACCGATCAGGCCGATGCATATTTTCACTGCGGTCTCAGAAGTTCCGATGACGCCGTCGGTTTCCTGCACGCGGTACACATTTACAACAGAAGTTGCTGAATCTGCGCGGTAATGGATGCGGTTCTGTTCGAAATCCGGCTGTATAAGCAGCGCTTTCTGCGCTTCGGGGTCAAGCTGGTTTATGTTTTTGGAAGCAATCTGCACTGTATCTCCACTCTTGCCAACAACCATATCATTATAAATTGCCTTGTAATGATCTGATGCCAGGTATTTTATACTTGCGACAATGATGGCAACAATAATAAAGGCACTCCAGATTCTGCTTAAAACCATTGATGAAAATTTTGATAAAAATAAATAAAAACTTCATCCTTATCCCGATTAGCAGAAACTATTTCGGGGAGCGGTTCAGTATAATTCAGAAAAGCCTGAGTTGGTGCTCTTTGGTGCCGGTAAAATTTTCGGTGGAAAGCACCGGCATTTCGCGGTCCGCAAAGAATTTCCTTCTTCCTAATGCAAATGTGTTATGAATGAGTTCTGCGATATTTCCTTCACCTTTGTACCTTTCATAGAATCTCTTTTCGCCCAGATTTCCGCCACGCATAGATCGGATCAGGTTTAGAACTTTTTGTGCCCTGTCCGGGAAGCTGGCATTAATCCAGTTCACAAAAACCGGCTCCACGGTATCGTTCAGCCGCACGATGACGTAACTGAAACTTCTTGCGCCCGCATCGGAGATTGTTTTTAAAATAGAAAGGCTTTCATCGCTGGTCAAGCCAGGAATGACGGGGGCGACCATGACACCCACCGGAATTTTGTTTTCGGTAAGAATTTCGATGGCTTTGATTTTATTATGAGCAGTTGAAGTCCGCGGCTCCATTTTACGCCGAACTTCTTCGTTAATCGTCGGAATACTGAATGAAACCGATACTAAATTCTGTTCAGCCAAGGCTTTTAGAACATCCAGATCCCTCAGTACCAGTGCATTTTTGGTAAGAATAGAAACTGGGTGACGGTACTCTAAACACAGCTGCAGCAATTTGCGCGTGATCTCAAATTTCTTTTCGGCGGGTTGGTAGCAGTCTGTATTTCCGGATAGCGATATGGTTTTGGGGACGTAGTTTCTTTTCTGAAAAAATTTCTCAAGTAATTCAGGTGCATTTTTCTTCACCATGATTTTACGTTCGAAATCCGTTCCGGCAGAATAGCCCCAGTATTCGTGTGTCGGTCTCGCAAAGCAATAAGAGCAGCCATGTTCACAGCCTTGGTATGGATTCAGCGAATACTCCATCATCATATCCGGGCTTTTTACCGCATTAACAATGGTTTTGGGAAAAACTTCGGTGAAAGTTGTTTTGAAAAAGTCAGCATCTTCCGGCTCAGGCTCAAAAGTATAGCGGTCGAAACGGTTGATTTCGTTACGTTGCGCGCCCTGTCCTTTGATAAAATTCTGCTCCATATTATGTTAACGTAAAAATAAGATTTTCAGTGTTAGAGAAAGACGGTTGGTTTGAATTTTTCAGCAAAAAAAACCTGCTTCGGAAAAAAGCAGGGTTATATAAAATGTAATTAATCACAACATTGCGAGAATTTCTACGCCGTCGTGGTCGTCTCCATATCTGTTATCGTAGTTCCTGTGATGATCCGCGTAATATTCTTCATATGCAGTATGTTTTTTAGAGGTAAACCATTTAAGTCCGTAAAGGCCTAGGCCTACAATTACCCCCAAACTTCCCGCGAGTAAAATTCCTGTATCTCTTTTCATATAGTTTTTTTAGAATCTTTACGAATTTAAGCAAATTGCATACCTTTTATTTGGTGTTTAATATTTGTTAATATCAGACAGGTCTTCGTTCGGGCCGTAAAAATTTAATAAATTTGAAGAAACAGATTAATTAAATGAAAACTCACCTCATTATTTTAACAGGCGCGCTTTTCGCCGCATCCTGTTCTCCGCAGAAAATGACGCAAAACCAACTCCTCTACCCTGAGACAAAAAAAATAGCGCACACCGATGAGTATTTCGGAACCCAGGTTCAGGATCCTTACCGCTGGCTTGAAGACGACCGTGCCGAAGACACCAAAGACTGGGTAAACCGCCAGGTCACCTTCACCAATAATTATTTATCCCAAATCCCTTTTCGCGAAGAGATAAGATCCCAGCTGAAGGATATCTGGAACTATGAAAAAATTGGTGCACCATTTAAAGAAGGAGACTTTACTTATTTTTATAAAAACAACGGTCTGCAGGCACAATCTGTTCTGTACCGCACCGATAAAAACGGGAAA
This window of the Flavobacteriaceae bacterium 3519-10 genome carries:
- a CDS encoding Radical SAM domain protein — encoded protein: MEQNFIKGQGAQRNEINRFDRYTFEPEPEDADFFKTTFTEVFPKTIVNAVKSPDMMMEYSLNPYQGCEHGCSYCFARPTHEYWGYSAGTDFERKIMVKKNAPELLEKFFQKRNYVPKTISLSGNTDCYQPAEKKFEITRKLLQLCLEYRHPVSILTKNALVLRDLDVLKALAEQNLVSVSFSIPTINEEVRRKMEPRTSTAHNKIKAIEILTENKIPVGVMVAPVIPGLTSDESLSILKTISDAGARSFSYVIVRLNDTVEPVFVNWINASFPDRAQKVLNLIRSMRGGNLGEKRFYERYKGEGNIAELIHNTFALGRRKFFADREMPVLSTENFTGTKEHQLRLF